CAGCGTGGCGCCGCTCGCGTTGCTCGTCTGCCTGTACGCGCTCGTCTTCTTTCCCGACCGCCTGATTCGCGTGTTCGAGGCGTTCGCGCGCCCGGTGTCGCGCACCCTCGAGACGAAAGGCAGCGAAATGCTGCGGCGCTTTGCCGAGGGAGTGAGCGTGCTCCGCAATCCGCGGCATTTCGTCGCGGTTTTCTTGTGGACGCTCGCTCACTGGCTGCTTCAGCCTCTGGCATTCTGGCTGTCGATGCGTGCCTTCGGCATCAGCGTCCCGTGGCAAGCGACGCTCTTCGTACAAGGCGTGATCGTCGTTGGTGTCGCGGTCGCGCCGACCCCGGGTTTCTTCGGCATCTTCGAAGCGGCCGGCGCCGCGGCGCTGTCCGCCTACGGCATCGATAAGACGTTCGGCGCCACCTGGGCGCTCGCCTATCACTTCGCGTCGTTCATTCCGATTACGCTGATCGGCGCGTACTACTTCGCGCGTGCGGGCTTTTCGATGCGCGACATCGGCACCGCGAGCCAGGAATGACCGCGAGCGCGCGCGTGCTCGCGCAAGCCAAGATCAACCTGCTGCTTCACGTCATCGCGCGCGAAGCGAGCGGCTATCACTCGATCGAAACCCTGTTTCTTCGCCTCGACTGGGGCGACGACGTGCGCGTCCGCGTCGCGAGCGGCCGCTCGCTCGAGTGCGCCGGATCGGTGATCCCGCCCTCGGGTCTCGGGCCCGTCGAGAAGAACCTCGCGTATCGCGCGGCGGTGGCGTACGCCGACGCGACCGGCTGGCCGAACGGCTTCGCCATCGAGATCGACAAGCGGATTCCGGTCGGCGGAGGGCTGGGCGGCGGAAGCGCGGACGCCGGCGCCGTGCTTCGTGCGCTCGACGCACTATCGCCGCGCCCGCTCGGCCCGCAACTCGTCGAAGTCGCGTCGTCGATCGGCGCCGACGTCCCATTCCTGTCGATCGAGAGCGCGATGGCGCTCGCGTGGGGTCGCGGCGAACGGCTATTCCCCGTGCATCCGCTCGAATCGCGTCCGATCGTGCTCCTGATTCCGGAGGTGGCGGTCGCCACGGCGGAGGCCTACGGCTGGCTCTCGGCGGATCGCGGGCGCTACGAACCGGAGGCGCGCGTTCTGACGCCGGAGTCGATCGCGACGTGGGAAGCGATCGCGGCCGTAGCGTCGAACGACTTCGAGCGCGTTGTCGCGGCGCGGCATCCGGTGATCTCCGAGCTGGTCGACGAGCTGGCGGCGTTCGACGCCGTCGTCTCGATGATGAGCGGCTCTGGTTCGACGGTGTTCGGCATCTTCGGCGAAGCCCCGGATGCCGCTGCCATCGCGCGAAGCACGGGGCGCACGCCAATCGTCACGCGAACGGCGAATCGAGTTGTAAGAGTGCAGCGGGACGAATAGCTTTCCGGCTCGCGGCAGCAGCGCGACCGCCGCGTACTGCCCCCTCGTCCAATGGCAGGACATCGGACTTTGGATCCGAGAATGGTGGTTCGAATCCACCGGGGGCAATCGCGCATTGCGCTGGGCGCTGGGCGTTGAGCGATGGGCGTTGCACGGCGCTCCGAACCACGCCCAACGCCCAGCGCCCAGCGCAATGCCCTACCGTAACTCTTTCCCTTTATTTAGCTTAATGGGCTCCGCATGGACGGCTTAGCAGTACCGAGTCACGGCCTCAA
Above is a window of Gemmatimonadaceae bacterium DNA encoding:
- the ispE gene encoding 4-(cytidine 5'-diphospho)-2-C-methyl-D-erythritol kinase, giving the protein MTASARVLAQAKINLLLHVIAREASGYHSIETLFLRLDWGDDVRVRVASGRSLECAGSVIPPSGLGPVEKNLAYRAAVAYADATGWPNGFAIEIDKRIPVGGGLGGGSADAGAVLRALDALSPRPLGPQLVEVASSIGADVPFLSIESAMALAWGRGERLFPVHPLESRPIVLLIPEVAVATAEAYGWLSADRGRYEPEARVLTPESIATWEAIAAVASNDFERVVAARHPVISELVDELAAFDAVVSMMSGSGSTVFGIFGEAPDAAAIARSTGRTPIVTRTANRVVRVQRDE
- a CDS encoding lysylphosphatidylglycerol synthase transmembrane domain-containing protein; this translates as MKFGWKGALAIAISVACLYYVFHSLEWSKAAHAARDANYGLLLLSVIASIGMFVLRARRWRTILDPVAPKVPFGPLWRSIMIGQMMTNIIPGRIGEIVRPFALTREVPSIPFSMSLASVAVDRIFDAIVVLLLFGVAMLSPGLPDTLTFYGTTLSITQIVRTLSVAPLALLVCLYALVFFPDRLIRVFEAFARPVSRTLETKGSEMLRRFAEGVSVLRNPRHFVAVFLWTLAHWLLQPLAFWLSMRAFGISVPWQATLFVQGVIVVGVAVAPTPGFFGIFEAAGAAALSAYGIDKTFGATWALAYHFASFIPITLIGAYYFARAGFSMRDIGTASQE